The sequence TTTATACCGTTTACTCTTGCAGCGAAAGCATGGCTGAGCTCGTGGAATAAGGCGCCTACACCTATAGCTAGTGCTATATAATACAGTAAAGGCCCCTTGATGGTTACTCCTGGTATAACAGGTACGAAGCCTGCTACTGCGCCACCGGCCTCGGATGGGTGAATATACTTGGTGTAGAGTCCCTGTCCGAACAGGAAGTAAATTCCTGCTATGCTGATGGCTGCACTTACATGTGTAAATACCATATAGGCCTTGCTCAGTATGGTTCCACGGTACTTCTCCCAAGACTTGAAGCCGTATGGTATTCTCAGCATAAAGAACAATGGATAAATTATTAGTTTCTTCTCTTCATCAGGCTTGTCTCTAGTGATATACCAGTATATTATTCCTATTGCTGTCCATCCAGCGGTAATCGCTATGAGTGCACCGATGATATTCAATACCGTTGCCCCACTTCATTTAACAAGGGATAGCCTGCATTATAAATTAGGAGCCTTGACTCCACACTACTCGGGGAGAAGGGAATGTTGAGTGATAGTGGTGGCCTTGAAAGGTATAGAGGGGTAAAGGGGTTATATCTTCTTGTCATTGGATTGGAAGAGGGAGATTACCGGGTAGGGAGGCTTTACGAGGGAAAGCTACCTGATGGATTCTATGTTTATATAGGAAGCGCTTGGGGTTCTGGAGGTCTTGGAGCACGTCTATCCCGGCATTTGGTTAGAAGTAAGAAGGTTCACTGGCATATTGACTGGATAACAAGTGATCCGCGAAGCAGGGTATCCAGTGTTTACATTTTACCAGGAGTTAAGGGGGAATCAGATCTGTATAATATTGTCTCAAGCATAGGTGGATGTATTATACCAGGATTTGGTAGCAGTGATGATCCTGGTTCCCGCTGTCATTTGCTTTACTTGAAAACCGACCTCGACGTCTTGGAGGGTATCTTGAGCGAGTTTTACCCGAATTATATTAAAATTCTTCTATAGAAATAAAAGCACCCTAAACCTAAAATGGTACCTGGGTGTAGGATTATTTTGAGCGAGCACAAGAAAGTAACCGCACGTAAAATCAGTAAAATGAAAGGTAAAGATAAAATAGTCATGGTAACCGCTTATGATTATCCTAGTGCCAAGGCTGCTGACGAAGCAGGCGTAGACAGTATCCTCGTAGGTGATAGCCTTGCAATGGTTGTTCACGGTATGAAGAACACTCACAATGTCCCAATAGAACTCATGGAGTATCATGTGAAAGCTGTTGCTCGGGCCGAGCCGTCTGCTCATGTTGTTGGGGATATGCCGTTTATGAGCTATGAAACAGGTACGCGTGATGCGGTTATCAATGCTGGCAGACTAGTAGCTGCAGGTGCTGACAGTGTCAAACTCGAGGGTGGAGGCGAGTATAGTGATGTTGTTAGAGCAATAGTTAGGTCAGGTATACCTGTTATGGGCCATATAGGTCTCACACCGCAGAAATACCTGGCACTAGGTGGGTATAGGAAAATGGGTAGGAAGCCTGGTGAGGCAAACGAGATACTCATGGACGCTAAAGCACTTGTCGATGCAGGTGTTTTCAGTATTGTTATAGAGTATACTAGTGCTGAGGTTGCTAGGAAAGTTACTCAGACTGTTCCTGTACCAACGATATGCATAGGATCGGGGCCCTACTGCGATGGGCAAGTCCTAGTATTCCATGACCTCCTGGGTTTCTCACCCTATGAGCCGCCTCCATTCGCAAAGAATTACGCGAATTTATATGATATTGTGAGAAAAGGTATTATCCAGTATGCAAAGGATGTAAGAGAATTAAAGTTCCCGGGTCCTGAACACTATTTCGACTAGAATTGAGAGTGTATAAATTGGATCCAAGGCTAAGACTACTAGGCCTCTTCATATTTTTCCTATTAATCCCACCTATTGGCTACGGAATCGTGTCCTCCAAGACAGCGGCTTTAGACTCCGTCAGCTTTAGCCAAATTTACTGGAAGAATGGTCATTACTATTTTAATCTTACCTTAAAAATTGACAATCCTTCCCTACTACCATTAGACCTCGGAGTTAATGTTATGCATTTGACTGTCAACAACGTGTCAATAGATATTACTAACCTTACTTTATCAAAGAACGCTATTCCTAGTAGGAATAAGACCCTTGTAACCCTCCTGATAAACGGTGTCCCGATGGGGCAGGCTTCTGAGAATGGTTACACTCCGGTTAAA comes from Candidatus Tiamatella incendiivivens and encodes:
- a CDS encoding GIY-YIG nuclease family protein — translated: MSDSGGLERYRGVKGLYLLVIGLEEGDYRVGRLYEGKLPDGFYVYIGSAWGSGGLGARLSRHLVRSKKVHWHIDWITSDPRSRVSSVYILPGVKGESDLYNIVSSIGGCIIPGFGSSDDPGSRCHLLYLKTDLDVLEGILSEFYPNYIKILL
- the panB gene encoding 3-methyl-2-oxobutanoate hydroxymethyltransferase — protein: MVPGCRIILSEHKKVTARKISKMKGKDKIVMVTAYDYPSAKAADEAGVDSILVGDSLAMVVHGMKNTHNVPIELMEYHVKAVARAEPSAHVVGDMPFMSYETGTRDAVINAGRLVAAGADSVKLEGGGEYSDVVRAIVRSGIPVMGHIGLTPQKYLALGGYRKMGRKPGEANEILMDAKALVDAGVFSIVIEYTSAEVARKVTQTVPVPTICIGSGPYCDGQVLVFHDLLGFSPYEPPPFAKNYANLYDIVRKGIIQYAKDVRELKFPGPEHYFD